Genomic DNA from Bartonella alsatica:
ACTCCTAAGACAAACAAAAAAACAAGCACAACGAATTGATGGTGTCTTTGATGCTTACGAACAATATGGACCACGCAATTGGGCTTATTCTGCTCAAGGCTCTATCACTCTTGAACCATCATCCGTGTATGACAACGGCAAAACAACAACATTTACATTTCCAGATAATCAAGAAATTCCTGCTATCTATATTGTAAGCAGTGACGGCACTGAATCCCTTGTTCCAAAAACTACCAAAGGCAATATGGTCATTGTCCATGCTATTGGCTCCAGATTCACTCTAAGATATGGAAAAAATGTTTTATGCATTTTCAATGAAGCCTATCAACGCCAAGGCATAAATCCAAAAACAGGAACAACTTCACCGTCTGTTGAACGCAAAATTGCATCAGATCTTGAATGAAATAGAAATGAGGGGAATTAACATATGAGTGATGAAGTAATCATTGAAGATCGAGGCGTTATTAACGATAACAGAAATAATATATCCAAAACATTTGGAGCAAAAATATTTGTCGTGATAATCTTTGTAGGATTTTGCGCTTATGTGCTCTGGAATATCTTCTCAACCCCAACAATAACAAAAGACACGGCAAAATCTCATAAAAACCAAACGCAAAACTTTAATAATTCACTCACACCTTTAGAATTAGTGCCTTCTACTCCACAAGCAAAAATTGCTCAAATTACATTACCGATACCAACAGAAACACCTAAAATAACGGTTAAAAATGATCCACTACTTGAAGCCGCACAACGCTCTCCAGTTTTAGCCTTTACGAATGACTCCAGATCTCACTCAGAGCAAATAAGAAACAATAATTATAGTAGTACAAATGAAATTCCTAATGAGAATTCCCAAAATTTTTCCGCACTTTTACAACCTACACGAATAGAAGGTACAAGAGCTGGAGTCATTGGGAATAGAAACTTTATCATCGCCATGGGAACATCTATTCCCTGTATCTTAGAAACGGCATTAAACAGTGACCAACCTGGCTTTGCAAGCTGCATCATTAACCGTGATATCCTCTCTGACAATGGTCGCGTTGTTCTGCTTGATAAAGGAACTCAAGTGGTTGGTGAATACAGAGGAGGTATAAAACAAGGACAATCCCGCCTCTTTGTTCTTTGGACAAGGGCAAAAACACCAAATGGTGTCATCATCACTCTTGCTTCACCAGCAACCGATAGTTTAGGT
This window encodes:
- the virB10 gene encoding type IV secretion system protein VirB10, producing the protein MSDEVIIEDRGVINDNRNNISKTFGAKIFVVIIFVGFCAYVLWNIFSTPTITKDTAKSHKNQTQNFNNSLTPLELVPSTPQAKIAQITLPIPTETPKITVKNDPLLEAAQRSPVLAFTNDSRSHSEQIRNNNYSSTNEIPNENSQNFSALLQPTRIEGTRAGVIGNRNFIIAMGTSIPCILETALNSDQPGFASCIINRDILSDNGRVVLLDKGTQVVGEYRGGIKQGQSRLFVLWTRAKTPNGVIITLASPATDSLGRAGFDGNINTHWWERFSSALLLSVVDSATATLTNKMKSNSKTGGLNNSGANNLGKDAASIALENQINIPPTLEKFQGELVNIFVARDLDFSSVYKLAVKERRNGIFPRSIPRNFFHHSQR